TTGAGAGACGGGATGCGTCCTATGGCAGATGAGCGCCAGTTCGCTGAGATGACGTTCATGACCGTGGCCGAGGTGGCTGCCGTCATGCGTGTGTCGAAGATGACCGTGTACCGGCTGGTGCACTCGGGCGAGTTGCCCGCGGTGCGGGTCGGCCGGTCCTTCCGGGTACCCGAGAAGGCGGTCCACGCCTACCTGGAGGAGTCCTACCACGGCACCGCGTGAGTCCGGCCGTGCCGGTCGCCGCCGGTGCGCCACCCGGCGGGTGACCCCGGCTTTTGGGAGCCCGGCGCCCGTCGCGCTACGCTG
This genomic window from Serinicoccus chungangensis contains:
- a CDS encoding helix-turn-helix domain-containing protein, producing the protein MADERQFAEMTFMTVAEVAAVMRVSKMTVYRLVHSGELPAVRVGRSFRVPEKAVHAYLEESYHGTA